One genomic window of Daphnia pulex isolate KAP4 chromosome 10, ASM2113471v1 includes the following:
- the LOC124206243 gene encoding coiled-coil and C2 domain-containing protein 2A-like produces MEDQIQTLDAAETIEDEVAASDSPNGNPWQRLFNKMRHQPSTTDAIDFFLSPAGVHCSTDKEDDSVGQSDDPNNVRLDISDSIHHYYQPAFYYPASWTGLVTITSQIPVSLDEKLDDVTQLWSPEEDGLYVGSPPKCSRRRWEILERRLVTTTSQQQQQQQQTTKTKWFRSDGSLAVLPDPLRPYLIRNIIPVLDSPADQFRPIYLPNGKLVEGQTTAGPFAERQVYPLHVFISGIEFHHHWLFGVENVLASRLGRQWADYSSTSADSAAITAAQMDVLARKLRALYQAHDEAVELVERLQFNGADEAVMAAQLQRIASYREAIGWTRGDYYAASGRRIALVRSMMADWKRLKDMRTSQGFACTSCQLSDGPKKKRKNKNKKKMTSAAGRLAAEEDQHEQQPPPPPPLDWDEEMERQMDESRRLFREHVRSESDRYKRQKAQWRHKKSTQRTSASTRSTRRRKEMTKRSDSSSSEEDEEEEEKRDEEKSETDDEPEAPVQRQFDEEQTRAEILKRMQESLVPPGETMPNLLWTPNTTASPSDVSDAREQRRIDAIKKCVYQVKILVNQEEMAVSDVFHLAEDFTADEIQQAFHLWIRDKPRNISIQLFYRIRNNQKKWSLLADVNVPIPSAKTSFAGQPETPLKFKSGLVQQPIVDLASVGCGIKQPGREEDGEMWTNGTLTIKTGWGTDNQGNVMAPNNIDHLPTIISEPSEWVNPKVQLDPNDPANAETLDKIEKMNRLEWRAGKTVGEVIKEDDGDTFCSKEQFDSNVRFQLLRRRADEIKPFGHLTMIPSRPDEIPNHLIHLIDGSAKTGSSFDRLETEESVNPLDALRRRGQRKWLEIYPTVADRLSSSSQKRLQLADLVMEDHIPDISTFGGQLMPVFFKAHRPLRPERKERNPVPLLAGLAIHTTEQVSLRVNVIRALNLPHKIERDSMVHPFVEVSFQKSSARTTAGNGTSPTWNQELCLPVNFAEGIRSLAYLQSIRDDLFIQLFDEVVVDILDDDRQRDVSVHQRYERHWLGGFKIPFQVVCKWSKIEGTFALNIPMVPIGYEYNHYNHDGPLLTVLISIHPAVSPPRINQINGPSMEDLGFLEYVNGWRSGLIKEFPFLDGLINPLVVNEKALTVYIGRYLTPLEPPEQLQGSSDEETLKNLCQFVAAIPQEPNNRPILTPRIWFTCQTVLGWLVGGDEERAILLHNYLAALHYEVYVMLGMAVPEGETAFVLYRNKTNQTMRVINPSTGITTNVTDPTGAMQQVWALFNQNDFWVNTHTKVHPSQLQYQVTKSADWRPLFSRKFPNPRLTTIQTPERLVYPATNNKDVRQLEESVVDHLKQSFMKWRKTVRTKWNRHAGQVFREILTQAAQGDLTPTSDNLEELLETYKVFGVPLKTAYVDLEGLGDMLYATGLHRHHGYEFALSVFIKSYPNHLLHVFIFGAYLENL; encoded by the exons ATGGAAGACCAGATACAAACACTCGACGCAGCCGAGACGATA GAAGATGAGGTCGCAGCTTCCGATTCGCCCAACGGCAATCCATGGCAGCGTCTTTTCAACAAGATGCGCCAccag ccatCAACCACAGACGCTATAGATTTCTTCCTATCGCCAGCGGGGGTTCACTGTTCAACCGACAAAg AAGACGATTCAGTTGGCCAGTCAGATGATCCGAATAACGTCCGTCTCGACATCAGCGACTCGATTCATCATTACTACCAGCCGGCGTTTTACTATCCGGCCAGCTGGACAGGCCTGGTGACCATCACGTCACAAATTCCAG TGAGCCTCGATGAAAAACTGGACGATGTGACGCAATTGTGGTCGCCGGAAGAAGACGGCCTTTACGTCGGCTCGCCGCCCAAATGCTCCCGTCGCAGGTGGGAGATTCTCGAACGGCGTCTGGTGACGACGACcagtcaacagcagcagcagcagcagcaaaccaccaaaacaaaatggttcCGCTCCGACGGATCGCTGGCCGTTCTACCTGATCCATTACGCCCTTATCTCATCCGCAACATCATCCCGGTCCTGGATTCTCCAGCCGACCAGTTTCGTCCAATTTACCTTCCC aaCGGCAAATTAGTCGAGGGTCAAACGACGGCCGGTCCGTTTGCCGAGCGGCAGGTTTATCCTCTGCACGTTTTCATCAGCGGAATAGAGTTCCATCATCACTGGCTGTTTGGCGTCGAAAATGTTCTAGCGTCCCGACTGGGCCGACAGTGGGCCGATTACTCCTCGACCTCGGCCGATTCGGCGGCCATCACCGCCGCCCAAATGGACGTCCTGGCCCGCAAATTGCGGGCCCTCTACCAAGCCCACGACGAGGCCGTCGAACTGGTCGAGCGGCTCCAATTCAACGGAGCAGACGAGGCCGTTATGGCCGCCCAGCTCCAGCGCATCGCTTCCTACCG GGAGGCCATTGGTTGGACCCGAGGGGACTACTACGCGGCCAGTGGCCGCCGAATAGCATTAGTCCGCTCAATGATGGCCGACTGGAAGCGCTTGAAAGACATGCGCACCAGTCAGGGATTCGCCTGCACCAGCTGTCAACTGTCGGACgggccaaagaagaagaggaagaataagaataagaagaaaatgacaagtGCTGCTGGTAGACTGGCCGCAGAAGAAGATCAACACGAACAACaaccaccgccaccgccgccactcGATTGGGATGAAGAGATGGAGCGACAGATGGACGAATCCCGTAGACTCTTCCGCGAGCACGTCCGCTCAGAGTCTGATCGATACAAGCGTCAAAAGGCACAATGGAGGCACAAAAAGTCGACTCAGAGGACGAGTGCAAGTACCAGAAGTACCAGGAGGAGAAAA GAGATGACGAAGCGATCcgattcttcttcatctgaagaagatgaagaagaagaggagaaaagagatgaagaaaaaagtgaaactgaCGACGAGCCGGAAGCGCCAGTGCAACGTCAATTTGACGAGGAACAGACACGAGCAGAGATCCTCAAAAGAATGCAAGAATCGCTCGTGCCACCTGGTGAGACGATGCCTAACCTTTTGTGGACTCCCAACACTACCGCAAGTCCGTCTGATGTCAGCGACGCTCG AGAACAGAGGAGGATCGACGCAATCAAGAAATGCGTTTACCAGGTCAAGATTCTAGTCaatcaagaagaaatggcCGTTTCAGACGTCTTCCACTTGGCGGAAGACTTTACGGCGGATGAGATTCAACAGGCCTTTCATCTGTGGATCAGAGACAAACCGCGAAACATTTCCATCCAATTGTTCTACAGAATTCGgaacaatcagaaaaaatgGAGTTTGCTGGCCGACGTAAACGTCCCCATTCCATCCGc AAAGACAAGTTTCGCCGGACAGCCGGAAACgccattgaaattcaaaagtgGTTTGGTTCAGCAACCCATCGTCGATCTCGCCAGCGTGGGTTGCGGAATCAAACAACCGGGACGGGAAGAAGATGGCGAAATGTGGACGAATGGAACGCTAACAATCAAAACCGGATGGGGGACAGACAATCAGGGCAACGTTATGGCGCCAAACAACATCGATCATTTGCCAACAATCATTTCCGAGCCGTCAGAATGGGTCAATCCCAAAGTGCAACTGGATCCAAACGATCCTGCCAATGCTGAGACGTTGGACAAGATCGAa AAAATGAACCGGCTGGAATGGAGGGCCGGCAAAACGGTGGGGGAAGTCATTAAAGAAGACGATGGGGACACATTCTGTTCCAAGGAGCAATTCGATTCCAACGTTCGTTTCCAGCTGCTCCGGCGACGGGCAGATGAAATTAAACCGTTCGGTCATTTGACTATGATACCCAGTCGACCGGATGAAATACCCAATCACTTGATTCAC TTGATAGATGGCAGTGCTAAAACGGGTTCGTCATTCGATCGGCTGGAAACGGAAGAGTCCGTCAATCCGCTGGATGCATTAAGGCGAAGGGGTCAGCGAAAATGGCTAGAAATTTACCCAACAGTTGCCGATCGACTATCATCTTCCAGCCAAAAAAGGCTCCAATTAGCCGATTTGGTCATGGAAGATCACATTCCCGACATCAG CACATTTGGCGGCCAGTTGATGCCCGTCTTCTTCAAAGCGCATCGACCTCTACGtccggaaagaaaagagcgaaATCCTGTGCCACTTCTGGCCGGCCTGGCCATCCATACGACGGAGCAAGTCAGCCTGAGAGTCAACGTCATCCGAGCGCTCAATTTACCTCATAAAATCGAAA GAGATTCAATGGTCCACCCGTTTGTCGAAGTGTCTTTCCAAAAATCCAGCGCTCGAACAACAGCTGGAAACGGTACCAGTCCCACCTGGAACCAAGAACTTTGTCTTCCAgtcaa TTTTGCGGAAGGAATTCGTTCACTGGCTTATTTGCAATCCATCCGAGACGATTTGTTCATTCAACTTTTTGACGAG GTTGTGGTCGATATTTTGGACGACGACCGTCAAAGGGATGTGAGCGTCCACCAGCGGTACGAGAGGCACTGGCTGGGTGGTTTTAAAATCCCGTTTCAAGTCGTCTGCAAGTGGAGCAAG ATCGAGGGCACGTTCGCGCTGAATATTCCAATGGTGCCCATCGGCTACGAGTACAACCACTACAATCACGACGGACCACTTCTGAcagttttaatttcaattcaccCAGCCGTCAGTCCCCCCAGGATCAATCAG ATCAACGGACCAAGTATGGAAGACCTGGGCTTCTTGGAATACGTCAACGGATGGCGGAGCGGATTAATCAAggaatttccatttctggACGGCCTCATCAACCCGTTGGTTGTCAACGAAAAAGCTTTGACCGTCTACATCGGTCGCTACCTGACTCCACTGGAACCGCCTGAACAACTCCAAGGTTCCAGTGACGAAGAGACTTTGAAAAACCTTTGCCAATTCGTGGCAGCCATACCGCAAGAACCAAATAACCGGCCCATTCTGACACCCAGGATTTGGTTCACCtgtcaa ACGGTGCTGGGATGGCTGGTGGGCGGGGACGAAGAGCGGGCAATACTTTTACACAACTACCTGGCCGCTCTCCATTACGAGGTGTACGTTATGCTGGGAATGGCAGTGCCCGAAGGAGAGACGGCCTTTGTCCTTTATCGTAATAAAACCAACCAGACGATGCGAGTCATCAATCCTTCAACCGGAATCACAACAAACGTCACAGATCCCACGGGCGCCATGCAACAAGTCTGGGCTTTATTCAACCAAAACGAC TTTTGGGTCAACACTCACACCAAAGTCCACCCGAGTCAACTGCAATATCAAGTGACAAAATCAGCCGATTGGCGGCCGTTGTTCTCACGCAAATTCCCCAATCCTCGACTGACAACCATTCAGACACCAGAGAGGCTGGTCTACCcagcaacaaacaacaaagacgTCCGGCAATTGGAAGAGTCCGTCGTTGACCATCTCAAACAGTCCTTCATGAAGTGGAGGAAAACTGTTAG GACGAAATGGAACAGACATGCCGGCCAAGTCTTTCGTGAAATTCTGACCCAAGCGGCCCAAGGAGACTTGACGCCCACATCAGACAACTTGGAAGAATTATTGGAAACGTACAAA gttTTTGGAGTCCCGCTCAAAACGGCCTATGTGGACTTGGAAGGACTTGGCGATATGCTCTATGCAACGGGCCTTCACCGACATCACGGCTACGAATTCGCCCTGTCAGTTTTCATCAAATCGTATCCTAATCATCTGCTACATGTTTTCATATTTGGAGCTTACTTGGAAAATCTCTAA